Proteins co-encoded in one Magnetococcales bacterium genomic window:
- a CDS encoding sulfite exporter TauE/SafE family protein, with translation MSILVPGSVVVGLLGGYFAGFSGVGGGMVMVPALLLLFHLDGLAPFLAWQTAVGHVIATSVIIDLAVAGYYHRRDLVRWDLVRHFFPGILLGLLVGESFAPFLPGTFIEAGLAFLMMAMGLRMLQELPVGNSEENGDPDQNEAGLEPSEPSTGQGGMQKDDGWLCWLFGVGIGFFGGMFGIGGTILLVPTLIFVTGVAVHQAVATTAVTGFFLTLAGSTGLVNAGWHQEVLPPDTLGIMLPEVLLAITLGGLLAIPFGGRQGCGLSQQRLMQSLGVLLLASGVEVIWR, from the coding sequence ATGTCCATTCTCGTCCCTGGCAGTGTTGTCGTGGGTCTGCTGGGTGGGTATTTTGCCGGCTTCTCCGGTGTGGGTGGCGGCATGGTCATGGTACCTGCCCTGTTGCTGCTTTTCCACCTGGATGGTTTGGCCCCGTTTTTGGCCTGGCAGACCGCTGTCGGCCATGTGATCGCCACCTCCGTGATCATCGACTTGGCTGTGGCCGGTTATTACCATCGCCGTGACCTCGTGCGTTGGGATCTGGTACGCCATTTTTTCCCGGGCATCCTGCTGGGTCTGCTCGTTGGGGAGTCTTTTGCGCCCTTTTTGCCGGGCACCTTTATCGAGGCGGGGTTGGCGTTCCTCATGATGGCCATGGGTCTGCGCATGTTGCAGGAACTCCCCGTCGGAAACAGCGAAGAAAATGGAGATCCCGATCAGAACGAGGCAGGATTGGAACCATCGGAGCCATCGACCGGGCAGGGTGGCATGCAGAAGGATGATGGGTGGCTGTGTTGGTTGTTTGGGGTGGGGATCGGATTTTTTGGTGGCATGTTTGGCATTGGGGGGACCATTCTGCTCGTGCCGACGTTGATCTTTGTAACCGGCGTGGCCGTACACCAGGCGGTGGCAACGACAGCTGTGACAGGTTTTTTTCTTACCCTGGCCGGGAGTACGGGTCTGGTGAATGCCGGGTGGCACCAGGAGGTTTTGCCACCGGACACTCTGGGCATCATGCTTCCTGAAGTGCTCTTGGCCATCACTCTGGGGGGGTTGCTCGCCATTCCGTTCGGTGGCCGACAGGGGTGTGGCCTCTCCCAGCAACGGCTTATGCAGAGCCTCGGTGTACTGTTGTTGGCCAGCGGTGTCGAGGTCATCTGGAGATGA